One window from the genome of Gimesia aquarii encodes:
- a CDS encoding peptidylprolyl isomerase, which produces MPIRLRIILNISIIAMWFTSLTSISLFADEKKKQTNGSQKVLVTVNGHAITQADLDFAYLSRGISGGTRSAKKQVLESLVDQRLIQDFLAQQKITVPPKQLDESVLKVQKLIRKKGDNPEQVLTKMGFTPEKLRTAIALPLSWNIYAKREITPAKIQEYFDQHRAELDGTRVEASHILLKLPPNAKPETIQQAKQKLSDVREQILAEKITFAEAAAQHSEAPSKNDGGKLVTSAYRGKMPLALTQQVFALKEGDVSVPFQSPFGVHIVTLNKKHPGQFSLEDVRGEIFQLLSRALWNKTIQKLRSSAKIEWNANSPE; this is translated from the coding sequence ATGCCAATTCGTCTTCGCATCATACTGAATATCAGCATTATTGCTATGTGGTTCACATCTCTCACTAGCATCTCGCTGTTTGCAGACGAGAAGAAAAAACAGACAAACGGTTCCCAGAAAGTGCTCGTCACGGTTAATGGCCATGCGATTACTCAGGCCGATCTGGATTTTGCTTATCTTTCCCGAGGCATCTCCGGTGGCACTCGATCTGCAAAAAAACAAGTTTTAGAAAGTCTGGTCGATCAACGTTTGATTCAAGACTTTCTCGCTCAACAAAAAATCACGGTCCCACCAAAGCAGCTTGATGAAAGTGTTTTAAAGGTACAAAAATTGATCCGTAAAAAAGGGGATAATCCCGAACAGGTTCTCACCAAGATGGGGTTCACACCTGAAAAACTGCGCACCGCGATTGCCCTTCCTCTGTCATGGAATATTTACGCAAAACGTGAAATCACACCTGCCAAAATTCAGGAATACTTCGACCAACATCGGGCAGAACTGGATGGAACACGCGTTGAAGCCAGCCATATCCTGTTAAAGTTACCTCCAAATGCGAAGCCGGAAACGATCCAACAGGCCAAACAAAAACTGTCAGACGTTCGTGAACAAATCCTGGCTGAAAAAATCACGTTTGCGGAAGCAGCCGCTCAACACTCTGAGGCACCAAGTAAAAACGACGGTGGAAAATTGGTAACTTCTGCTTATCGTGGTAAAATGCCACTGGCTTTAACACAGCAGGTATTCGCATTGAAAGAAGGTGACGTAAGCGTTCCCTTCCAGAGCCCTTTCGGTGTTCACATCGTGACGCTTAATAAAAAACACCCTGGCCAATTCAGTCTGGAAGATGTACGAGGCGAAATATTCCAACTTCTCTCCCGAGCACTCTGGAACAAAACGATTCAGAAATTACGCAGTTCCGCCAAAATCGAATGGAACGCAAATTCCCCGGAATAG
- a CDS encoding ROK family transcriptional regulator, producing MNVRKVLEVIQSQGTLTRADVMRCSGISAPTVSKAVSALLDAGLLEERETAEFSVGRPGKLLQLPRFSAQVIGVVLEWDYCSVVASGLDGHLHEEKLDRFKTPKTYEELIETISNKILNLVEKQEIPALGVGITVPGLVNSNDGRIFLASNLHIVDGQAPAADIASRTKMECVLVQKSTSLSLSEKTYGSGQDVEDFINLDVTSGFGMGVFTGGQLLAGQQGLAGEIAHITVEPVGGRLCGCGNVGCLETVATDLALTYYVSKRVGKDLDFDTILKLAKQGELDITEELNRTIDFLAIGVAAAINIFNPTNIFVTSRLFDLQKDAFNTLIKKAKNRALKPSSNSCEIERSKGNKYLGAVAGIINHLANGLGPRLT from the coding sequence ATGAATGTTCGTAAGGTTTTGGAAGTTATCCAAAGTCAGGGAACATTAACACGTGCCGATGTAATGCGATGTTCTGGAATCAGTGCTCCCACGGTTTCTAAAGCCGTCAGCGCACTTCTTGATGCCGGCCTACTGGAGGAACGGGAGACGGCAGAGTTTTCTGTTGGTCGTCCTGGAAAACTACTGCAGCTTCCTCGTTTTAGTGCCCAGGTCATTGGTGTAGTGTTGGAGTGGGATTACTGTTCGGTGGTTGCTTCCGGCTTGGACGGCCATTTGCATGAGGAGAAACTAGATCGTTTCAAGACCCCGAAAACTTATGAGGAATTGATCGAAACGATTTCGAACAAAATCCTCAATCTGGTCGAAAAGCAAGAGATCCCAGCTTTGGGAGTGGGAATCACTGTTCCTGGTCTGGTCAACAGTAATGATGGTCGGATCTTTCTGGCATCAAACCTGCACATTGTGGACGGGCAGGCGCCTGCTGCTGATATCGCCAGTCGTACTAAAATGGAATGTGTTCTCGTTCAGAAATCGACGTCTCTAAGTCTTTCCGAAAAAACATACGGCTCAGGTCAGGATGTGGAAGATTTTATCAACCTGGATGTGACCTCCGGTTTCGGGATGGGTGTCTTCACTGGAGGACAGTTACTGGCAGGTCAACAGGGTCTGGCAGGTGAAATTGCGCATATCACAGTCGAACCTGTGGGTGGGCGCCTCTGTGGTTGTGGAAATGTGGGTTGCCTGGAGACTGTCGCAACCGATTTGGCTTTGACGTATTATGTTTCAAAACGAGTTGGTAAGGATCTTGATTTTGATACGATTTTAAAACTGGCGAAGCAGGGAGAACTCGATATCACCGAAGAACTGAATCGGACGATTGATTTTCTGGCGATTGGTGTCGCCGCGGCAATTAACATCTTTAACCCTACAAATATCTTTGTGACATCCAGATTGTTTGATCTTCAAAAAGATGCATTCAACACGTTGATTAAGAAAGCCAAAAATCGGGCATTGAAACCTTCATCGAATTCTTGCGAAATTGAGCGTTCCAAAGGCAACAAATATCTGGGAGCCGTGGCTGGAATTATTAATCATCTGGCGAATGGATTGGGGCCGCGCCTGACTTAG
- the murQ gene encoding N-acetylmuramic acid 6-phosphate etherase, which translates to MFDRLLNMLDRLTTEQSNPHSDQIDSMNSLEIVQLMNSEDAKITAAVEKEAKTIAAAIDLIANAFLKGGRLIYMGAGTSGRLGVLDASECPPTFNSPPELVVGLIAGGKPALTSAIEGAEDHPEFAIADLDEIDLHQNDVLVGIATSGRTPYVIAGLKYAQEQGVQTIAITCNQENQLAEIANLTICPIVGPEVITGSTRLKAGTATKMVLNMLTTGAMVRIGKTYGNLMVDLRATNEKLVDRSIRILMAFTNLSREEAEPVLASCKGELKTAIVHVMRGVSPETARELLKQTQGHLRQVLEETA; encoded by the coding sequence ATTTTTGACAGGCTATTGAATATGTTAGATCGATTAACAACGGAACAAAGTAACCCGCATTCGGATCAGATTGATTCTATGAACAGTCTGGAAATTGTTCAGTTGATGAATTCAGAAGATGCGAAAATCACAGCAGCTGTTGAGAAAGAAGCAAAGACGATTGCAGCTGCCATTGATCTGATTGCAAATGCCTTTCTCAAAGGGGGCCGTCTGATTTATATGGGAGCGGGCACTTCCGGGAGGCTTGGCGTGCTGGACGCTAGTGAGTGCCCACCTACATTTAACAGTCCTCCTGAACTCGTGGTGGGGCTGATCGCCGGTGGTAAACCGGCTTTGACGAGTGCGATTGAAGGTGCCGAAGATCATCCCGAATTTGCGATCGCAGACCTGGATGAAATCGATCTCCATCAGAATGATGTCTTGGTAGGGATTGCGACCAGTGGGCGGACCCCTTATGTGATCGCGGGTTTAAAATACGCACAGGAACAGGGAGTCCAAACAATTGCAATAACGTGCAATCAGGAAAATCAACTGGCAGAGATTGCGAACTTAACCATCTGCCCGATAGTGGGGCCGGAAGTGATTACAGGTTCAACACGCTTGAAAGCCGGGACAGCCACTAAGATGGTGTTAAACATGTTAACGACGGGTGCGATGGTTCGTATCGGTAAAACGTATGGGAATTTGATGGTTGATTTGCGTGCGACGAATGAAAAACTCGTAGATCGGTCGATCCGCATACTGATGGCATTTACCAATTTGTCACGTGAAGAAGCGGAGCCGGTGCTTGCATCCTGTAAGGGAGAGTTAAAAACGGCGATTGTGCATGTGATGCGTGGGGTTTCACCAGAAACCGCGAGGGAGTTGCTCAAGCAGACCCAAGGTCATCTGCGGCAAGTGCTGGAAGAAACGGCTTAA
- a CDS encoding mechanosensitive ion channel family protein, giving the protein MWSILFAQEKDVIAPVDTMTRVNNVWKQVNEFLTTQGLNLALNIFVALLIFFVGKWIAGLLTRFCSRLMRQAKVDETLARFLSNIINAILLVVVILAALSQLGINTTSLAAILAAAGFAVGMALQGTLGSFASGVMLILFKPFKFGDFIEAGGTSGVVEEIQIFSTHLRTVDNIAIVVPNAEITKGIIKNYSKKETRRIDLVIGCGYDDDLRAVKSFLEEVIRNEGRILSDPEPVVAVNELGDSSVNFVVRPWVKNADYWDTRWDLIEAIKLGFDERGFNIPYPTRDLHVYNEASAASS; this is encoded by the coding sequence ATGTGGTCAATATTATTTGCACAAGAGAAGGACGTTATTGCTCCAGTAGATACCATGACGAGAGTAAATAATGTCTGGAAACAAGTTAACGAATTTCTGACTACCCAAGGTTTAAATCTAGCTCTCAATATTTTTGTGGCATTGCTGATCTTTTTCGTGGGGAAATGGATCGCCGGTCTGTTGACCCGTTTTTGCAGTCGGTTGATGCGGCAGGCAAAAGTGGACGAAACGTTAGCACGATTTCTGTCGAATATCATTAATGCCATTTTGCTCGTTGTGGTGATTCTGGCAGCACTTTCTCAGTTAGGTATCAACACGACGTCATTGGCGGCGATACTTGCTGCAGCAGGCTTTGCTGTGGGGATGGCATTGCAGGGAACGCTAGGTAGCTTTGCCTCCGGGGTGATGTTGATTCTCTTCAAACCATTTAAATTTGGCGATTTCATCGAAGCGGGTGGCACTTCTGGGGTTGTGGAAGAAATTCAAATTTTTTCGACGCATTTGCGGACTGTTGATAATATTGCGATTGTGGTTCCGAATGCCGAAATTACTAAGGGTATCATCAAGAACTATTCTAAAAAGGAAACCCGACGCATTGATCTGGTCATTGGTTGTGGATATGACGATGACTTGAGAGCGGTGAAATCATTTTTAGAGGAAGTCATTCGTAATGAAGGTCGTATTTTATCTGATCCGGAACCCGTTGTTGCCGTGAATGAATTAGGGGACAGCAGCGTCAATTTTGTGGTGCGTCCCTGGGTTAAGAATGCGGACTACTGGGATACCCGCTGGGATTTGATTGAGGCAATCAAACTGGGCTTTGACGAACGTGGATTTAATATTCCTTATCCAACACGCGATCTCCATGTTTACAACGAAGCATCAGCTGCGAGTTCCTAA
- a CDS encoding SGNH/GDSL hydrolase family protein: MSYSLIRKKLICVMALILLSQAFNVAQAQEAQQQTHKTPLAKLDLKSGDSIVFLGDSITHQCLYTQYVEDFFYTRYPQMRLKFHNAGVGGAKAWDALARFDRDVAAYKPKYVTILLGMNDGQYQPFNEAIFQTYYKDMKELITKIESIGARPILMTPTMFDARAARLGKRKRNPASVELYNSVLAYYGTWLREVAAESGFGFVDMYSPLNNITLIARQKDPTFTIIKDSVHPDPPGQVVMAYALLSDMNVQRQVSRINISKKANGEPTATARGGKLTDLKFNKDGVAFTWLSKSLPWVVPAEAQLGAELTKLGHRMSQESLSIHNLPAGRYELSIDGQVVGQYSNIALARHIELQSNSKTPQYQQAMEVALLNKERNDGPVKNKRNSWRAFQAYARIKRELDTQTGKKDEQKSARLKKLEMQLKSQEKTIQESEAASRALEDKIFKANQPVARKYVLKKVVAQKKKK, translated from the coding sequence ATGAGTTATTCTCTGATCAGAAAAAAACTGATCTGTGTGATGGCATTGATTTTGCTTTCACAAGCATTCAATGTGGCACAGGCACAGGAAGCACAACAACAAACACACAAGACCCCGCTTGCAAAGTTAGATCTGAAGTCTGGAGATTCCATTGTCTTTCTGGGAGACAGTATCACACATCAATGTCTCTATACCCAGTATGTGGAAGACTTTTTCTATACACGATATCCCCAGATGCGTTTGAAGTTTCATAACGCCGGAGTGGGAGGAGCCAAAGCCTGGGATGCGCTAGCTCGGTTCGATCGTGATGTTGCTGCCTACAAACCAAAGTATGTGACTATTTTACTGGGAATGAATGACGGTCAGTATCAACCCTTCAATGAGGCCATTTTCCAGACCTATTACAAAGATATGAAGGAGCTGATCACAAAAATCGAATCGATTGGTGCGAGACCGATTTTGATGACTCCAACCATGTTTGATGCACGGGCCGCGCGACTGGGGAAAAGAAAGCGGAATCCGGCAAGTGTCGAATTATATAACTCAGTATTAGCCTACTATGGTACCTGGTTGCGAGAGGTGGCAGCCGAATCGGGCTTTGGTTTTGTTGACATGTATAGCCCGCTGAATAACATCACGCTGATAGCGCGCCAGAAGGACCCCACTTTTACAATCATAAAAGACTCAGTGCATCCTGATCCACCAGGGCAGGTTGTGATGGCTTATGCTCTGCTGTCAGACATGAACGTACAACGACAAGTGTCTCGAATTAACATCAGTAAAAAAGCCAATGGTGAGCCAACAGCCACTGCCAGAGGTGGCAAACTCACCGATCTGAAGTTTAACAAAGATGGTGTCGCCTTCACCTGGCTGTCGAAGAGCCTGCCCTGGGTTGTTCCAGCAGAGGCGCAACTGGGGGCCGAGTTAACGAAGCTCGGCCATCGGATGAGCCAGGAATCATTATCGATTCATAATCTCCCTGCGGGCCGTTATGAGCTTTCGATTGATGGTCAAGTAGTGGGGCAGTACTCGAACATCGCATTAGCACGTCATATCGAGTTGCAAAGTAACTCGAAAACTCCGCAGTACCAACAGGCAATGGAAGTGGCGTTGTTGAATAAAGAACGAAACGATGGCCCTGTTAAGAACAAACGCAACAGTTGGCGCGCGTTTCAGGCGTATGCACGTATCAAGCGAGAACTGGATACTCAGACCGGTAAGAAGGATGAGCAGAAATCAGCTCGACTGAAAAAACTGGAAATGCAGCTTAAAAGTCAGGAAAAAACGATTCAAGAAAGCGAGGCTGCCAGCCGGGCATTAGAGGATAAAATCTTCAAGGCCAATCAGCCGGTCGCTCGCAAGTATGTTTTGAAAAAAGTAGTCGCTCAAAAGAAGAAAAAATGA
- a CDS encoding DUF1572 family protein: MPPSADEIAREFVQESIHLLEQSLHKIHHCLDQLNFDQLWWRPEPELNSIGNLMLHLCGNLNQWAVCGITKSKDERQREQEFSADAKLSLEEISAKLDQTVAQTCEAMQSLSSTALLERRIIQGFSVTVMGAISHTVPHFVGHTHQIIFLTRLQKGTEYQFDWSPDSLREGVPI; this comes from the coding sequence ATGCCACCTTCTGCAGATGAGATTGCTCGTGAATTCGTTCAAGAATCAATTCATTTACTTGAACAGTCACTCCACAAAATTCATCATTGTTTGGACCAGCTTAATTTCGATCAGCTCTGGTGGCGTCCTGAGCCGGAACTCAACAGTATTGGCAATTTGATGCTTCACTTATGTGGAAACTTAAATCAATGGGCCGTATGTGGAATCACCAAGTCAAAAGATGAGCGTCAGCGCGAGCAGGAATTCAGTGCGGATGCCAAACTCTCGCTGGAGGAGATCAGTGCGAAGCTGGATCAAACTGTAGCCCAGACTTGTGAGGCCATGCAGTCTCTCTCTTCTACTGCTTTGCTGGAGCGTCGCATCATTCAGGGATTTTCTGTGACGGTGATGGGGGCGATTTCACACACAGTTCCTCATTTCGTTGGGCACACGCATCAGATTATCTTCTTAACACGACTGCAAAAAGGGACAGAGTATCAGTTCGACTGGTCGCCTGATTCACTCCGGGAAGGTGTTCCCATCTAG
- a CDS encoding SDR family NAD(P)-dependent oxidoreductase produces MNERPVAMITGAAGGIGGETAVCFAERGYDCVLLALPTDELEPITNRIQKTGGEFLSCLGDLSDLEYAQSAVDQCISTWGRIDVLVNNAAWREITTLRNIELASWEKTLRVCLTAPAFLAKWCAAHMEPAGRGVIINVSSIQSQMAAGISPAYVAAKGALDSLTYELATLYGPSGIRALSVNPGAIDTAMGKDIATNDQQTTGAKIRQVSEDMIPLRRWAQPREIAQTITMLAGEDASYLTGTSITVDGGWKQQCSPYSIKHLQFPHEFPAE; encoded by the coding sequence ATGAATGAACGACCGGTTGCCATGATTACGGGTGCAGCAGGAGGAATCGGTGGAGAAACAGCGGTCTGCTTTGCCGAGCGAGGCTACGATTGTGTGTTACTGGCACTGCCCACAGATGAATTAGAACCGATCACCAATCGGATTCAGAAAACGGGAGGAGAGTTCCTATCTTGTCTCGGTGATCTATCGGATCTTGAATATGCACAGTCTGCTGTTGATCAGTGTATTAGTACCTGGGGCCGCATCGATGTGCTCGTTAATAATGCTGCCTGGCGCGAAATCACGACACTCAGAAACATTGAACTGGCCAGTTGGGAAAAAACATTGAGAGTCTGTCTGACTGCCCCTGCGTTCCTGGCAAAGTGGTGCGCCGCTCATATGGAACCGGCAGGACGGGGAGTCATCATTAACGTATCGAGCATTCAATCACAAATGGCAGCTGGCATCAGCCCTGCATATGTCGCCGCTAAAGGAGCCCTCGATTCTCTCACTTATGAACTCGCTACATTATATGGTCCCTCAGGTATTCGCGCACTCAGTGTCAATCCGGGAGCCATTGATACCGCGATGGGAAAAGACATTGCCACCAATGATCAACAAACAACAGGCGCTAAAATTCGCCAGGTCTCAGAAGATATGATCCCGTTAAGGCGCTGGGCACAACCTCGTGAAATAGCGCAAACCATTACCATGTTGGCCGGCGAAGATGCCAGCTATCTGACAGGAACTTCAATCACCGTCGATGGCGGCTGGAAACAGCAATGCTCGCCTTACTCAATCAAACACCTGCAATTCCCCCACGAATTCCCGGCAGAATAA
- a CDS encoding N-acetylglucosamine kinase, which produces MTLQSKRLILGIDGGGSKTLASLAVFSSRNEFQVVGQGRAGASNLNAVGLKVATTELELAIERAFESAKVPPRCVSYLCMGMSGAGRIEEKEAWTSWNQENRIGDRIKIVTDAETVLAAGTPGGVGISLIAGTGSLAYGKSQTKDIARSGGWGYLLGDEGGGYRIAMTAINAILKAVDGRGSETALQGSFLQTLGLSNPQSLIGFVYRSENNRSEIAALSKLVFEASKAGDPVARAILDQAVDDLAQLVSAVVFRLNFSGGGYTLALTGGTLLHQESYRDSLLERLAQLNVEPMSVECVDDPSLGAIRIAAELLNGST; this is translated from the coding sequence ATGACTTTGCAATCGAAACGACTGATTCTGGGGATTGATGGAGGTGGTTCCAAGACGCTGGCTTCTCTGGCAGTTTTTTCTTCCAGGAATGAATTTCAGGTTGTGGGACAGGGAAGAGCCGGTGCTTCCAATCTGAATGCAGTGGGTCTCAAAGTAGCGACGACTGAACTGGAACTGGCAATTGAGCGCGCGTTTGAATCTGCTAAAGTTCCACCTCGATGTGTTTCATACTTGTGTATGGGAATGTCGGGAGCAGGGCGAATCGAAGAAAAGGAAGCCTGGACAAGTTGGAATCAGGAAAACAGAATCGGTGACCGGATCAAGATTGTAACTGATGCAGAAACGGTATTAGCGGCAGGCACACCAGGGGGAGTTGGCATCAGTCTGATTGCGGGAACCGGTTCTCTGGCTTATGGGAAAAGTCAAACTAAAGATATTGCCCGTTCAGGAGGCTGGGGGTATCTTCTGGGAGATGAAGGTGGTGGATATCGAATTGCCATGACGGCGATTAACGCGATTTTAAAAGCCGTTGATGGGCGTGGATCAGAAACCGCGTTACAGGGTTCATTCCTGCAAACACTGGGATTGTCTAATCCGCAATCTTTGATCGGATTTGTGTATCGATCTGAAAACAATCGCAGCGAAATCGCCGCACTCTCAAAACTGGTCTTTGAGGCATCAAAAGCAGGAGATCCTGTTGCGCGTGCGATTTTGGATCAAGCGGTCGATGATCTGGCGCAACTCGTAAGCGCTGTGGTCTTTCGTCTCAATTTTTCAGGCGGTGGTTATACACTGGCGCTGACCGGAGGCACTTTGCTCCATCAGGAGAGTTATCGCGATTCATTATTGGAGCGATTGGCTCAATTAAATGTTGAGCCTATGTCTGTGGAATGTGTAGACGATCCCAGCCTGGGTGCTATTCGAATTGCTGCCGAGTTGTTAAATGGCTCAACGTGA
- a CDS encoding sodium:proton antiporter, whose product MNLIAGKHAQLEATYLASTTEAPHDDHHATAEPPAFYSVIPFAALLLCIAFLPLIHKTEEWWEHNKNRLLVAVSLGLVTLLYYTFLYGHGVVDHGTHELSEPGIPAAIVVLKNALLVEYVPFIALLFSLYVISGGIAFNGHLVGRPALNTGIIAIGGAIASFIGTTGAAMLLIRPLLKANEKRDYVAHTVIFFIFVVCNTGGCLLPIGDPPLFLGFLRGVPFTWTLSLWPMWLAMNLALLVIYFLFDTVRYKKENKEKVEAVPETVEPFSLRGSINFLWLLLVIFCVALFDPSKPVPGTEWHAPHFFREVCMFVLAGVSLVTTSKSIREQNSFNYDAILEVAALFVGIFICMQAPVQILNVNGASLGIDSPWKFYWATGILSSFLDNAPTYVVFFETAKAAGTNGAAVAGVNEVSLVAISLGAVFMGAMTYIGNGPNFMVKAIAEKNNIRMPSFFGFMAYSCAVLLPLSVVLTFVFLL is encoded by the coding sequence ATGAACTTAATCGCTGGTAAACACGCGCAACTGGAAGCAACCTACTTAGCATCAACAACAGAAGCGCCTCACGACGATCATCATGCAACTGCTGAACCACCTGCTTTTTACAGCGTGATTCCCTTTGCTGCTCTGCTGTTATGTATTGCCTTTCTACCATTAATTCATAAGACAGAAGAATGGTGGGAGCATAATAAAAACCGCTTGCTGGTTGCCGTCAGCCTGGGGTTAGTTACCTTACTCTACTATACCTTCCTATACGGTCATGGAGTGGTTGACCACGGGACACACGAATTATCAGAGCCTGGTATTCCAGCAGCCATCGTGGTTCTTAAAAATGCCCTACTCGTCGAATACGTCCCGTTTATTGCACTATTGTTTAGTCTGTATGTGATCAGTGGAGGTATTGCCTTTAATGGTCATCTTGTAGGCCGCCCTGCCTTGAATACAGGTATCATTGCTATCGGCGGCGCCATTGCCAGTTTTATTGGAACCACGGGCGCTGCCATGTTACTCATCCGCCCACTGTTAAAAGCGAATGAAAAACGCGATTACGTTGCGCATACAGTCATCTTCTTTATTTTTGTCGTTTGTAATACGGGCGGTTGCTTGCTACCCATTGGCGACCCGCCATTATTCCTGGGTTTTCTCAGAGGAGTGCCTTTTACCTGGACGCTTTCACTCTGGCCTATGTGGCTAGCGATGAACCTTGCTCTACTGGTGATTTATTTTCTGTTCGATACAGTCCGCTACAAAAAAGAGAATAAGGAAAAAGTCGAAGCAGTACCTGAGACAGTTGAACCATTTTCGCTGAGAGGAAGTATTAACTTCCTCTGGTTGCTCCTGGTGATCTTCTGTGTCGCGCTGTTTGATCCCTCCAAGCCTGTCCCCGGCACAGAGTGGCACGCTCCGCATTTCTTTCGCGAAGTCTGCATGTTTGTGCTTGCAGGAGTTTCACTCGTAACGACTTCAAAAAGTATACGCGAACAAAACTCCTTCAATTACGATGCGATTTTGGAAGTCGCAGCCCTGTTTGTCGGCATCTTTATTTGTATGCAGGCTCCGGTGCAAATTCTGAATGTCAATGGTGCTTCATTAGGAATTGATTCTCCCTGGAAATTTTATTGGGCGACTGGTATTCTCTCCAGCTTTCTCGATAATGCCCCCACTTATGTCGTCTTCTTTGAAACGGCGAAAGCCGCTGGCACAAACGGAGCAGCTGTCGCGGGAGTCAATGAAGTCTCACTGGTTGCCATCAGTTTGGGAGCGGTGTTTATGGGAGCGATGACTTATATCGGCAATGGGCCCAACTTCATGGTCAAAGCCATTGCCGAAAAGAATAACATTCGCATGCCCAGCTTTTTTGGATTTATGGCCTATAGCTGTGCGGTTTTGCTGCCACTCTCAGTGGTATTGACCTTCGTATTCTTACTCTGA
- a CDS encoding succinylglutamate desuccinylase/aspartoacylase family protein, producing MLNQKLIESFTIEGSQPGKHVLILGGIHGDEYEPMAAARQLRTQILPEKLSGLVTLVPVVNQPAYERINRRGPDDLDLARTFPGSPEGSITQQIAHKVTQLIQAADYMIDLHTGGLFSNLAPFSGYTLHPDPAILETQRQMARAFNLPVVWGTSAHLDGRSLSAARDHAVPAIYAEWGGGSGCNPEAVEGYATGCLSVLSELGMLDISIEQKPILYHIEDDRVESGHLQLQNHAPVAGFFEPGVELMDQVQVGDVLGSICSVMGEEETSVIASQTGVILGLRTLPYVEKDEWLAVILETEQARTNYE from the coding sequence ATGTTGAATCAGAAACTGATTGAGTCGTTCACCATTGAAGGAAGTCAACCAGGAAAACATGTCCTGATTCTCGGAGGCATTCACGGTGACGAATATGAGCCAATGGCTGCAGCCAGACAACTGCGAACACAAATTTTACCTGAAAAACTCTCGGGCCTTGTGACACTGGTTCCGGTCGTCAACCAACCCGCCTATGAGCGCATCAATCGACGTGGCCCGGACGATCTCGACCTGGCAAGAACGTTTCCCGGTTCGCCCGAAGGATCGATCACTCAACAAATCGCTCACAAAGTCACTCAGTTGATTCAAGCCGCGGACTATATGATTGATCTGCATACAGGAGGCCTGTTTTCAAATTTAGCACCGTTTTCCGGGTACACGCTACACCCTGATCCGGCTATCCTGGAAACGCAGCGTCAGATGGCGCGCGCATTTAATCTGCCAGTCGTGTGGGGTACTTCAGCGCATCTGGATGGTCGCTCTCTGTCTGCTGCCCGCGATCATGCTGTTCCTGCCATCTACGCTGAGTGGGGAGGGGGCAGTGGCTGTAATCCTGAAGCAGTCGAAGGTTATGCCACAGGCTGCCTCTCTGTCTTGTCAGAGCTGGGAATGTTAGATATTTCTATTGAACAAAAACCTATTCTGTATCACATCGAAGATGACCGCGTAGAAAGTGGTCACCTGCAGCTTCAAAATCATGCACCGGTCGCAGGCTTCTTTGAACCTGGGGTGGAATTGATGGATCAAGTTCAAGTCGGCGATGTGCTGGGATCAATTTGTTCTGTCATGGGTGAGGAAGAAACAAGCGTCATTGCAAGTCAAACAGGAGTCATTCTCGGGCTTCGCACGCTGCCTTATGTCGAAAAAGACGAATGGCTGGCGGTTATTCTTGAGACGGAACAAGCGAGGACAAACTATGAATGA